DNA sequence from the Dreissena polymorpha isolate Duluth1 chromosome 3, UMN_Dpol_1.0, whole genome shotgun sequence genome:
cattagaGAAACAAGCATCATGAGATATTACCTAGTATTCGGCACGAAACGTGTAATTAAGTAGCAATCATGGCAATTATATGTCAATCATTATAACACACTAGGAACATAagctgtacatgtttttgtttggttcttgtgttttaattgctgttttagtccggctctgttgacaTTTTTGTTTCTAGCATactctacatttaaactcatgtggtccgtGAGGTAATGGTGTATTAGTCCTCTGCTGATTTCTAAATTCCTAATTACATATACTGCAGCAAAAGATGCACTTATTATAAGGTAAACACgtcataaaatactttaaatgtattaaaatattacTAAAAAGGGGCTGCCATGCTATTATCTCGTATatcagccaccccacaacccatcCTCTTGAAAATATGTGAATTTAATTCAGTTTATCGGCAGGTTTTTCGTAAAAGCATTATTATAATTCTACAGAAAGTAACGTCataaagaaaacacttatattgtaCCGCATAAAATGCTATAAAGCTATAATACTGAAGTTTACGTATACtctttatttaagatgggtacTTTTCGAGTCAAGCTCTTTATCATAGGAAagagttgttttttgtttggaaGCCAGGTCCTAAAATGTGCTTAAAGGAAGTCAGTGTCAAAAGGGGATGGGGTAAACtatattattggcaataaattagttatcatAGATGAAACGGCGTCAGGAAAATGAAATACTcgtgattgttgtttttttgctgtaCACGTGCaccaatactgtgtattataaaagaaaattaaatttgaaCATCCGATTTCTCGAACGTCATGTAAATAGATAAAATATTTctagacggttttccttcaataactgtTTTATCCCGACGTCTTCGATCTTGAAAAAACGGGGGAAGCGCAAACACCGTAGAACCCAAAGGGCGTAATCATTtacaagaaatatatatatatatatatagatatatatatatatatatatatatatatatatatatatatatatatatatatatatatatatatatatatatatatatatatatatatatatatatatatatatatatatattactccttcacgaaaaacgcGAAAACGACGCCATCGTGGAAGTAAactccaactaacctcacttaaacccggtaGGCtgccgtatacgcatgccccccacCCCATGGACATGATAAAAAAGAAGggtaaactataaaaaaaatagttcaaGATATGCAGCTTCCAACCTTTCCTGTACATGTCAAAGCGCTCGAGCTTCGCGAATGGGTTTTCTTTGAACTCCGCGTCTGCTTTCTTCAAGTTATGGAACGAGCACGCCAGCGCTATCTTTTCCAGCAATGCCTCTTCACAGCCAGTTCCAAGAAATGTGTTTAACTTACGTATCTCGTGGACAGAGTCCTGTAAGGTTGTTTGAAACAACTtttcaaataataatgtttaaatactcattaaaatgtttatataccTAAAGACGAAAAGTATTTAGGTTGAAAATATTAGTATATGTTTTAGCGtaagaataaatataaataaccaCAGTCgtctatttttttaatgaaaatattcaaTGAATCTACAGTATTAGGAATATTTGTACGAGTCAAATGAACAAAGTGGAACAATTTTTACAAAAAGCGCATACATTTGTATGTCTGCAACTGTCAGTTAAGTGTGATAAGTAAACACATACTTTTGAGGTGCTAATTAAACTGTTGTATCTAATTCATATGTTTTTATCAGTTCACACTCAACCTGAACTTGGTTGAAATCGAGAAAGTGTACCAATTAAATGTCTTAACTGAGGTCTACCTTTTTTAAATCTTCGAAGTAGATGTTGATGATTTGATCCGGATGAGCCTTGGTAAATATCTCCCATTGTCGCACATACTCGCACCAAGAACAAAGAAAATCTGAAATGCATGCGAATAGTTTTACCTTGTTTTTTTACCTGATTGTGGATTATTCATTTTGTTTTGTGCAAGGAAATATGGTAACAAATACTACACGTATCTGAAACAATCTAAATGGCATACGACTGGTGTATAATGATATCGGTAAAGGCGATGTAATGGCTTACTAATTGCGTGTGttgtaagtacatgtaataaaaatcatatatatatatatgtgtgattGCTTTCACACGTGCAATCtgcaaaatacatataaaaagataatttaaagAAACTGTAAACATAATTATTACGCACATTATACCTGTATATACATGCACATTTACTGTAATGAAGTAATTTTTCTCATCAGAATGTTGCTTACATGTGCCATAGGTTCCAAGCATTATTGGTAAAAACTCATCAAATGCGCCTGTTGTGTAATGCCCAAAGCCCTTCAGGTGGTGATAGGCGGATACACACACGTCCTTGAAATTACGCTGAACGTGCACAATCTTGATGCCTTGACTGAGTACTTCCTTAGGCGTAAGGTGACACGGATAGTGGCAGTTCAGAACCCGGGGCGACGGCAGATCTGCGACTGTGGTAAGGTCACGAAAGTCGAGAAAAGCGAACTCCTTGACCTTCTTTTCGTAATCGGTGCTTCTCTTCTGCAGCATGAGAATGATCTCCCACACCCAGTGGGTTCCTGTTGAACAGTAATTAGAGACTCAAGAATGATCTATCGCATCCATTGGGTTTCTAAAGAACAGTCATCATAGACTCAAGAATGGCCTCCCACATCCAATAGGTCCTCCATAACAGTCGTCAGTGACTCAAGAATGCTATCCAAATCCGATATGTATCTACATTACAGCCATCAAAGATTTTAGAACGACTTTGAACATCCAGTAAGGCCACGTATAACAGTCGTAAGAGACTCAGAGAATGTTATCTCACATCCATGAATCCTAACAGAACAGACACCAGAGAACCGAGAATGATGCCCAACGTCCAGTTGGTTTATACTAAACAGTGGATCCATTGTACACCGACTCATGAATGATCCACCCCATCCATTCTACGCTACAGATCAGTGGTCAGAGACTTAAGCATTGGATACTTCAGTTTTGGTTAagatatgtacatattttttaacttgtgagcatgcgattttttaaagccaaaatggagaaaaaaaagaattcaagaccaaaaacctgaaaatttggccgaaaatggccgccattcttatattgcgcaatcatttaatctgagtttttcgggcgcttaatttttagttttaaagtagggagcgtttatacgatcaggagcatgggttgcaaagcactatattttcgacaatttttaagattattctctcgagaacaccgttatgtccttattgccgctgcgcatgttttttcaagacccctgcgcgttaaattcgaaccactattacgtattcctcacatttgaacagtgtaacattttcattacctgccgctcacaacatcgtatgacatcttcttctgcagacccgcaacatctcaatgtccaattttaagcaaa
Encoded proteins:
- the LOC127873899 gene encoding sulfotransferase 1C4-like isoform X1, whose amino-acid sequence is MTTKMQLVKPDGSILEVQFAKGLHYWADLQLPEGDLAAHIDNVLNFPVREDDIYLATYPKSGTHWVWEIILMLQKRSTDYEKKVKEFAFLDFRDLTTVADLPSPRVLNCHYPCHLTPKEVLSQGIKIVHVQRNFKDVCVSAYHHLKGFGHYTTGAFDEFLPIMLGTYGTYFLCSWCEYVRQWEIFTKAHPDQIINIYFEDLKKDSVHEIRKLNTFLGTGCEEALLEKIALACSFHNLKKADAEFKENPFAKLERFDMYRKGDVGDWKNYFTVAQSEEVDRWISENLPDTQLAFRYSL